One Merismopedia glauca CCAP 1448/3 genomic window, CAGTGCAACCACCGCAAAAACTATCGAACTATGACTTAATTATCCGCGCTCAGGCAGGAGTCCGCCCGGAGAAAGAGGTCTTTGCAGAGCTAATGCGGCGCTATCAGTCTCACGTAGAGAAAGTTCTCTATCATTTAGCTCCTGAGTGGCAAGATCGGGCAGATTTGGCTCAAGAAGTCTGGATTCGAGTTTACCGCAATGTGAATCGAGTCCAAGAGCCAGAAAAGTTTAGAGGTTGGCTCAGTCGGATTGCCACTAATTTATTTTACGACGAACTCCGCAAACGCAAGCGGATATCCCATCCATTATCCTTGGATGCTCCTCGAATGATGGAAGATGGGGAAATGGATTGGGAAATTGCCGCAGATACTCCCAGTCCAGACGAAAAACTAACTAGTACTGAGTTTTACGAGCAGTTACATACAGCGATCGCCGATCTTCCTGAAGTTTTCCGCATGACAATTGTGTTACGGGAAATAGAAGGAATGGCTTATGAGGAAATTGCTGAAATTACAGGGGTTTCTTTGGGTACAGTTAAATCAAGGATTGCCAGAGCCAGATCTAGATTGCAATCTCAATTACAACCTTATTTAGATGATTAATTGCTGGAGGGATCGTCTTCCCGTCACAATGACTATATAAACAGAGACATAGCCGTAGAGACGTAGAGACGTAGCAGTGCTACGTCTCTACAGAAGTCAGAAATCAGAAGTAAGTAATTATATAAACTAGTAAATTCCTAATTTTGGAATAGCAGCAAAAGTGGTGTAGTACAAATGATACAGAAGCGGGAACCGAGCCAAAACCAACATCAGCCAGAACCTAACAGTGAGTTACGTTCTCAATTTGAGCTACTTAGTGCTTATCTAGATGGAGAGGTGACAGCAGCAGAACGTCGTCAGGTGCAGCAATGGCTCGAATCTGATGGTAAAATCCAAAAGCTTTATGCTCGTCTTGTCAAGCTGCGTCATACGATGCGGAGCTTACCTGTTCCCACCGCTTTAGTTCCAATTGAAGACACCATCGAGCAGGTATTTATTAAGCTCAATCGCACTCGCTGGCGTAGGCTAAGTCTAGTTGGAGGAACAGCTATAGCAGCGATGGCTTTAGCTGGATTAGGTAGTATTTTTTCCCAAAACCAATCTCCTGTACCTCAATTAGCTCAATCTTCTCCTCCAGAAGCATTAATGGTGGCTTTGAATAAACCACCAATTGAAATTCCTAAACCAGCGATCAGAAG contains:
- a CDS encoding sigma-70 family RNA polymerase sigma factor, coding for MSQSISASWSTVEANFPQAPVQPPQKLSNYDLIIRAQAGVRPEKEVFAELMRRYQSHVEKVLYHLAPEWQDRADLAQEVWIRVYRNVNRVQEPEKFRGWLSRIATNLFYDELRKRKRISHPLSLDAPRMMEDGEMDWEIAADTPSPDEKLTSTEFYEQLHTAIADLPEVFRMTIVLREIEGMAYEEIAEITGVSLGTVKSRIARARSRLQSQLQPYLDD
- a CDS encoding anti-sigma factor family protein, giving the protein MIQKREPSQNQHQPEPNSELRSQFELLSAYLDGEVTAAERRQVQQWLESDGKIQKLYARLVKLRHTMRSLPVPTALVPIEDTIEQVFIKLNRTRWRRLSLVGGTAIAAMALAGLGSIFSQNQSPVPQLAQSSPPEALMVALNKPPIEIPKPAIRSQKSEVRSQKSGVQSW